A stretch of Pyrenophora tritici-repentis strain M4 chromosome 7, whole genome shotgun sequence DNA encodes these proteins:
- a CDS encoding CaiC, Acyl-CoA synthetase (AMP-forming)-AMP-acid ligase II encodes MAGIIEQLDGAISNLLMGWNIYTTFIVFGIIGYLFWIVYDSADPDTHPLLLARQAQASYVRQPGESAIFRSPETPHGYPLRTGLAVRPPGAPMYSAGKDGDLRDIWKRVMGEIPLEKGAKSSGMANIMTVFGKEGVTEHKVEDITREIAIIGKHLQDRSAKKVAVYLPNSLEFLAVLFAGAFYDFTPILIPYNQPQQTLVELLVQTGADTLVAEAGSFSLADISQGSSGLRSVIWTVEKTSRHMDWSEVPEGIGGKIDVAVWHELVQEQKSAAASLPATSGKPPGVVFLWQEAVGKPAEVVEFTQQNLTAAIGALITSLPAAHRLNAEDTFLPADAFTHSYSLCWTLAALFSHATVIIQSVAGPGVDLTLATRSIAPTVTVVSAETAAKLHSTTKSSVTSGPHKLAHYLETRMLAAGRLPTENVFTKLNAPMRAVIGTTPGKLRLLLVSERQGLNTPPLSTEDLSDLRIYTKARVVYALTTAKVAGAVAQTNVYDYRRGDMPSNKHSHFGVPLSCVEIKLKDTPQHKTTEDQSVGELVVTGSSVAGGLVEMGVNATMRDDHTLAYV; translated from the exons ATGGCCGGAATCATAGAACAGCTCGATGGAGCCATCTCCAACCTTTTGATGGGCTGGAATATCTACACTACCTTCATCGTCTTCGGCATCATCGGTTACCTCTTCTGGATTGTTTACGACAGTGCCGACCCCGATACGCATCCGCTGCTGCTTGCAAGGCAGGCGCAAGCTTCCTATGTGAGGCAGCCGGGAGAGTCGGCTATCTTCAGGTCACCCGAGACTCCCCATGGCT ACCCGCTCCGTACCGGACTCGCCGTACGCCCTCCTGGTGCTCCCATGTACTCGGCCGGCAAGGATGGAGACCTTCGCGATATCTGGAAGCGAGTGATGGGCGAGATTCCTCTTGAAAAAGGCGCCAAATCCAGCGGCATGGCAAACATCATGACCGTTTTTGGCAAAGAAGGCGTCACGGAGCACAAGGTGGAGGACATCACAAGGGAAATTGCCATCATTGGAAAGCATCTGCAGGATCGAAGCGCGAAGAAAGTGGCCGTATACCTACCAAACAGTCTTGAGTTTCTGGCGGTACTTTTTGCTGGTGCCTTCTACGACTTCACGCCCATTTTGATCCCATACAACCAGCCACAACAAACCCTCGTCGAGCTTCTGGTTCAGACGGGAGCTGATACTTTAGTCGCCGAGGCTGGCTCGTTTTCTCTTGCAGACATCAGCCAGGGCTCATCCGGTCTTCGTTCCGTCATCTGGACTGTAGAAAAGACGAGTAGGCACATGGATTGGAGCGAGGTACCAGAGGGTATTGGCGGCAAGATTGATGTCGCTGTCTGGCACGAGCTTGTACAGGAACAGAAGAGCGCTGCTGCATCACTACCCGCTACTTCAGGAAAACCTCCCGGTGTTGTTTTCCTCTGGCAGGAGGCTGTGGGAAAGCCTGCTGAAGTTGTTGAATTCACCCAACAG AACCTGACTGCTGCTATCGGCGCGCTTATCACCTCTCTGCCTGCAGCACACCGTCTCAATGCTGAGGATACCTTCCTTCCCGCCGACGCCTTTACACACTCTTACAGTCTATGCTGGACTCTGGCTGCCTTGTTTTCCCATGCTACCGTCATCATCCAATCTGTTGCTGGACCAGGTGTTGACCTCACCCTTGCCACTCGTTCGATTGCCCCAACTGTTACCGTCGTCTCGGCTGAAACAGCTGCGAAGCTCCACAGTACCACCAAGTCATCGGTAACTAGTGGCCCACACAAACTTGCACACTACTTGGAGACTCGTATGTTAGCTGCCGGTCGTCTACCCACCGAAAACGTTTTTACAAAGCTCAACGCGCCCATGCGAGCCGTCATTGGCACGACGCCTGGTAAACTGCGATTACTGCTTGTCTCGGAGCGTCAAGGCTTGAACACACCACCGCTCAGCACCGAAGACCTTTCTGATCTCCGCATATACACCAAAGCGCGTGTCGTATATGCCTTGACCACCGCAAAGGTCGCTGGAGCCGTTGCGCAAACAAACGTTTACGATTACCGAAGAGGCGACATGCCGTCGAACAAACACAGCCACTTCGGCGTACCGCTAAGTTGCGTGGAAATCAAGCTAAAGGATACACCACAACACAAGACCACGGAAGATCAGTCGGTTGGTGAGTTGGTCGTCACTGGCTCTTCGGTAGCTGGTGGTCTGGTGGAAATGGGTGTGAATGCGACCATGCGGGATGACCATACCTTGGCATATGTGTAA